From Etheostoma cragini isolate CJK2018 chromosome 1, CSU_Ecrag_1.0, whole genome shotgun sequence, a single genomic window includes:
- the tjp1a gene encoding tight junction protein ZO-1 isoform X6 encodes MKYQKYITVMQMAMGVTASNKDCLPTKRQLWVTPQDGETSPSGAPGCSEEPTGATGGAGAMAIPATSTLSLPMSQGKPSLRRIKGRIHRSKSLDSMDLLDSNSAAMEETVIWEQHTVTLHRAPGFGFGIAISGGRDNPHFQSGETSIVISDVLKGGPAEGLLQENDRVVMVNAVSMDNVEHAYAVQQLRKSGKNAKITIRRKRKVQIPVSRPGDRETMSEHEEEDSEEDDGHDHHSEHGSQSAYGGASGGTGTGTGRRHDRERSNSGRRDHSASRERSISPRSDRRSQTSSAPPRPAKVTLVKSRKNEVEYGLRLASHIFVKDISPESLAARDGNIQEGDVVLKINGTVTENLSLIDAKKLIERSKGKLKMVVQRDDRATLLNIPDLDDSIPSANNSDRDDISEIHSLTSDHSNRSHGRGSRSRSPDRPEPSDLLRHSPRQISNGSHRSRDEDRISKPGAMPIVRSSDDGVLSQASDQASSRDDKLLPPLPEPKPVYAQPGQPDVDLPVSPSDAPVPSAAHDDSILRPSMKLVKFKKGESVGLRLAGGNDVGIFVAGVLEDSPAANEGLEEGDQILRVNNVDFANIIREEAVLFLLDLPKGEEVTILAQKKKDVYRRIVESDVGDSFYIRTHFEYEKESPYGLSFNKGEVFRVVDTLYNGKLGSWLAIRIGKNHQEVERGIIPNKNRAEQLSSVQYTLPKTPGGDRADFWRFRGLRSSKRNLRKSREDLSAQPVQTKFPAYERVVLREAGFLRPVVLFGPIADVAREKLAREEPDVFELAKTQQQHGGERSEPRDAGTDQKSTGIIRLHTIKQIIDRDKHAVLDITPNAVDRLNYAQWYPIVVFLNPDTKQGVKTMRTRLCPESRKSARKLFERALKLRKNNHHLFTTTINLNNMNDGWFGALKETIQQQQNQLVWVSEGKADGAAEDDLDIHDDRLSYLSAPGSEYSMYSTDSRHTSDYEDTDTEGGAYTDQELDETLNDDVGPPTEPAITRSSEPVHEDPPVIQEPPGYASFQHTVQQDPLNRIDPAGFKAPVPQQKAEAAAVPSIPQQPEPLAETVPSAVDVTVKTVGGLSPDEAPAAQSQPSPNPEAGSLRRPTPELAPQSVTPEPLQSGLASSEPKMFQKDPDSTGRIGHSMKPLTYNPQQGYHPDQQPYRDYDHPPSRYDVSSTGVSSSGGGYPEPKYRNYDSNLPYQNSVPQYDQQWNPYSQPLSTANSQGYDSRLPYGDGPDSQYTPPLRYDEPPLHQGFNGRPRYGKPTGPVRYDDPPPPAPGPDLHYNQDSHLSTYPSAAHSPDPAAQRPAYNQGPTPQQKSYKPQQQDSVPVNSETGPTPPPKAEATSPSLADASKPFPTRDEQPDDPALQPQSVLTRVKMFENKRSVSVDRARDTADSSGNKAANLPLKAGGVIPKANSLSNLDQEKTFRAPGPQQPQSKVADDIVRSNHYNPDEDEDYYRKQLSYFDRLQAGPNKPQPQAQTSNNYPRMESVEKPSPVEKKYEPVPQVTPSLPPTTLPKPTPEAKAPGRDDTVQTNFLPHKSFPEKSPVNGTSEHPPKIAPPATSYNRYTPKPYTMSAKPFSRMFDSPKFNHNLLPNDKPETAPKGQSPSPVKPQIPPQSMNTDHDSGLDTFTRTLDHRSKHQHNNINAVPKAIPVSPSALDDDEDEDEGHTVVATARGIFNSNGGVLSSIETGVSIIIPQGAIPESVEQEIYFKVCRDNSILPPLDKEKGETLLSPLVMCGPHGLKFLKPVELRLPHCASMTPDGWSFALKSSDSSSGDPKSWQNKSLPGDPNYLVGANCVSVLIDHF; translated from the exons AGTGCAGCGATGGAGGAAACGGTCATTTGGGAACAGCACACAGTGACCCTTCACAGG gccCCAGGGTTTGGGTTTGGTATTGCCATCTCAGGGGGACGAGACAACCCTCATTTCCAGAGTGGTGAGACGTCCATTGTGATATCTGATGTGCTGAAAGGAGGTCCTGCCGAGGGACTGCTACA aGAAAATGATCGCGTGGTGATGGTCAATGCCGTCTCTATGGACAACGTAGAGCATGCCTATGCAGTGCAGCAGCTACGAAAGAGTGGAAAAAATGCAAAGATA ACTATTCGTCGGAAAAGGAAAGTCCAGATTCCCGTTTCTCGGCCAGGGGACAGGGAGACAATGTCAGAGCACGAGGAAGAAGACAGTGAAGAGGATGATGGCCATGACCACCACAGTGAGCATGGTAGCCAAAGTGCCTATGGAGGAGCAAGTGGAGGCACTGGCACTGGCACTGGCAGGCGTCATGATCGTGAGCGTAGCAACAGTGGCAGGCGGGATCACAGTGCTTCGCGGGAGAGAAGCATCTCACCACGGTCTGATCGCCGATCACAAACCTCCTCTGCTCCACCCAGGCCTGCCAAGGTCACGCTTGTCAAGTCCCGCAAAAATGAAG TAGAATATGGACTGCGGTTAGCCAGCCACATCTTTGTGAAGGACATTTCTCCTGAGAGCCTTGCTGCCAGAGATGGAAACATACAGGAGGGAGATGTTGTACTTAAG ATCAATGGCACCGTTACAGAGAACCTATCACTAATAGATGCCAAGAAGCTGATTGAGAGGTCAAAGGGCAAGTTGAAAATGGTGGTGCAGAGAGATGATCGAGCCACGCTGCTCAACATTCCCGACCTTGATGACAGCATCCCATCAGCCAATAATTCCGACAGAGATG ACATTTCAGAAATACACTCACTGACATCAGACCATTCCAATCGATCACACGGACGAGGTAGTCGATCACGTTCGCCTGACAGGCCCGAACCATCGGACCTTCTCCGTCACTCCCCGCGGCAGATCAGCAATGGCAG CCATCGAAGTCGAGATGAGGATCGCATATCTAAACCAGGGGCCATGCCTATAGTCAGAAGCTCCGATGATGGAGTCTTGTCACAGGCTAGCGACCAGGCCAGCTCAAGAGATGACAAACTGTTACCTCCGCTGCCGG AACCAAAGCCAGTTTATGCACAGCCTGGTCAGCCTGACGTGGACCTGCCTGTCAGCCCCTCTGATGCCCCTGTACCTAGCGCCGCTCATGATGACAGCATCCTCAG GCCGAGTATGAAGCTGGTCAAGTTCAAGAAGGGAGAGAGTGTTGGTCTGCGGTTAGCAGGAGGGAATGACGTGGGGATTTTTGTGGCCGGTGTTTTGGAGGACAGTCCTGCAGCCAATGAGGGCCTTGAGGAGGGAGACCAGATTCTCAGG GTGAACAACGTGGACTTTGCCAACATAATCAGGGAGGAGGCTGTGCTGTTTCTGCTGGATCTCCCAAAAGGAGAAGAAGTTACTATTTTGGctcagaagaagaaggatg TGTATCGGAGGATAGTGGAATCAGACGTGGGTGACTCCTTCTACATTAGGACACATTTTGAATATGAAAAAGAGTCACCGTATGGGCTGAGCTTCAACAAGGGTGAGGTGTTCCGTGTAGTCGACACGCTCTACAACGGCAAATTAGGATCCTGGCTCGCTATCCGTATTGGCAAGAACCATCAAGAAGTGGAAAGAGGCATCATTCCCAACAAGAACAG aGCTGAGCAGCTATCCAGTGTGCAGTACACCCTCCCCAAAACACCAGGGGGCGACAGAGCGGACTTCTGGAGATTCCGAGGACTGCGGAGCTCAAAGAGGAATTTGCGGAAGAGCAGGGAAGACCTGTCAGCCCAGCCAGTTCAGACCAAGTTCCCTGCCTATGAGAGGGTGGTTCTGAGGGAAG CTGGGTTCCTGAGGCCTGTGGTTCTCTTTGGGCCGATAGCAGATGTGGCCAGAGAAAAACTGGCCAGGGAGGAGCCAGACGTTTTTGAGCTAGCAA aaacacagcaacaacacgGCGGGGAAA GGAGTGAACCCAGAGATGCAGGAACCGACCAGAAAAGCACTGGCATCATTCGCCTTCACACCATCAAACAGATCATTGACCGG GACAAGCATGCAGTGCTGGACATCACCCCTAATGCAGTGGACCGTCTGAACTACGCTCAGTGGTATCCAATTGTGGTGTTTCTCAACCCAGACACAAAGCAGGGCGTCAAGACCATGAGGACCCGCCTTTGTCCCGAGTCTAGGAAGAGTGCCAGGAAGCTTTTTGAACGAGCCCTCAAATTACGCAAGAACAACCACCACCTCTTTACCA CAACTATTAACTTAAACAACATGAATGATGGTTGGTTTGGAGCACTAAAAGAGACAATCCAACAGCAGCAGAACCAGCTGGTTTGGGTTTCAGAGGGCAag GCTGACGGGGCAGCTGAGGATGACCTGGACATCCACGACGACCGCCTGTCCTACCTGTCGGCGCCAGGCAGTGAGTATTCTATGTACAGCACTGACAGCCGCCACACCTCCGACTACGAGGACACGGACACAGAGGGTGGAGCCTACACCGACCAGGAGCTGGATGAAACGCTGAATGATGACGTGGGTCCACCCACGGAGCCTGCCATCACTCGCTCGTCTGAGCCTGTCCATGAGGACCCGCCTGTCATCCAGGAGCCCCCTGGCTACGCTAGCTTCCAGCACACAGTGCAGCAGGACCCCCTGAACCGCATCGACCCGGCTGGATTCAAGGCACCAGTGCCGCAGCAG AAAGCAGAGGCCGCTGCCGTCCCTAGCATCCCTCAGCAGCCTGAGCCCCTGGCTGAGACAGTGCCCTCTGCTGTCGACGTTACTGTAAAAACTGTAGGGGGTCTGAGCCCTGACGAGGCTCCTGCAGCTCAAAGCCAGCCAAGCCCCAACCCAGAGGCTGGCTCACTTAGGAGGCCCACCCCTGAGCTAGCACCTCAGAGCGTCACACCAGAACCTCTACAGTCTGGACTGGCCAGTTCAGAACCAAAG ATGTTTCAGAAGGATCCAGACAGCACTGGGAGAATCGGTCACAGCATGAAGCCTTTGACTTACAACCCGCAACAGGGATATCACCCTGACCAGCAGCCATACAGAGATTACGACCACCCACCTAGTCGGTATGATGTCAGCAGCACTGGAGTCAGCAGCAGCGGTGGTGGTTACCCAGAACCAAAGTACCGAAACTATGACTCTAACCTGCCCTACCAGAACAGTGTGCCTCAGTACGACCAACAGTGGAATCCCTACAGCCAACCGCTGTCTACTGCCAACTCCCAGGGCTACGATTCCCGTTTGCCATACGGCGATGGCCCTGATTCCCAGTACACCCCTCCTCTCCGCTATGACGAGCCCCCACTTCATCAGGGATTCAACGGAAGGCCTCGCTACGGTAAACCAACAGGGCCTGTCCGTTATGatgatcctcctcctcctgctccaggGCCTGACCTACATTACAACCAAGATTCTCACTTGAGCACGTACCCTTCAGCTGCCCACTCCCCAGACCCTGCTGCTCAGCGGCCTGCCTACAACCAGGGTCCAACACCGCAACAAAAGAGCTACAAACCTCAGCAGCAGGACTCTGTTCCTGTGAACTCTGAAACCGGCCCCACACCACCTCCCAAAGCAGAGGCAACCTCACCTTCCCTCGCAGATGCTTCAAAACCTTTCCCTACCAGAGATGAGCAACCGGATGACCCCGCCCTGCAGCCACAGTCAGTCCTGACAAGGGTCAAGATGTTTGAAAACAAACGCTCTGTGTCCGTGGATAGAGCCAGAGATACGGCGGATTCTTCTGGAAACAAG GCCGCCAATTTACCTTTGAAAGCAGGTGGAGTAATCCCTAAAGCAAATTCTCTGAGCAACCTGGATCAAGAGAAGACTTTTAG AGCCCCAGGGCCTCAGCAGCCTCAGTCCAAGGTAGCTGATGACATTGTGCGCTCCAACCATTACAACCCTGATGAGGACGAGGACTACTACAGGAAACAGCTGTCTTACTTTGATAGGCTCCAAGCTGGTCCCAACAAACCCCAGCCACAAGCACAAACAAGTAACAACTACCCAAG GATGGAGTCGGTGGAGAAACCAAGTCCAGTGGAGAAAAAATATGAACCAGTTCCCCAGGTGACACCTTCTCTTCCACCAACCACACTGCCCAAACCCACACCTGAAg CCAAAGCTCCGGGCCGAGACGACACTGTCCAGACCAACTTCCTGCCTCACAAGAGTTTCCCTGAGAAGTCTCCGGTTAATGGCACTAGTGAACATCCTCCAAAAATAGCTCCACCAGCAACCAGCTACAACCGCTACACGCCCAAGCCCTACACCATGTCTGCCAAGCCGTTTTCACGCATGTTTGACAGTCCTAAATTCAACCACAACCTTCTGCCCAATGACAAGCCTGAGACTGCTCCAAAG GGCCAGAGCCCCAGCCCAGTGAAGCCTCAGATTCCCCCGCAGTCCATGAACACAGACCATGACAGTGGTCTGGATACTTTCACACGCACTCTGGACCACCGCTCCAAACACCAGCACAACAACATCAACGCTGTTCCTAAGGCCATCCCTGTGAG CCCCAGTGCCctggatgatgatgaagatgaggatgagGGCCACACTGTGGTTGCAACCGCTCGAGGTATATTCAACTCGAACGGTGGCGTCCTGAGCTCCATCGAGACAGGTGTCAGCATAATTATCCCACAGGGTGCCATCCCTGAAAGTGTGGAGCAGGAGATCTACTTTAAAGTCTGCAGAGACAACAGCATCCTGCCGCCACTCGACAAGGAGAAAG gaGAGACCCTGCTCAGCCCTCTGGTGATGTGTGGACCTCATGGCCTCAAGTTTTTGAAGCCGGTGGAGCTGCGCTTACCTCACTGTGCGTCTATGACCCCTGATGGTTGGTCTTTTGCTCTAAAATCCTCCGACTCCTCGTCGG GTGACCCAAAAAGCTGGCAGAACAAGTCTCTTCCCGGAGACCCCAACTACCTGGTGGGAGCCAACTGTGTTTCTGTGCTCATTGACCACTTTTAA
- the tjp1a gene encoding tight junction protein ZO-1 isoform X14, translating into MEETVIWEQHTVTLHRAPGFGFGIAISGGRDNPHFQSGETSIVISDVLKGGPAEGLLQENDRVVMVNAVSMDNVEHAYAVQQLRKSGKNAKITIRRKRKVQIPVSRPGDRETMSEHEEEDSEEDDGHDHHSEHGSQSAYGGASGGTGTGTGRRHDRERSNSGRRDHSASRERSISPRSDRRSQTSSAPPRPAKVTLVKSRKNEVEYGLRLASHIFVKDISPESLAARDGNIQEGDVVLKINGTVTENLSLIDAKKLIERSKGKLKMVVQRDDRATLLNIPDLDDSIPSANNSDRDDISEIHSLTSDHSNRSHGRGSRSRSPDRPEPSDLLRHSPRQISNGSWSFQMRAGSLFHRLLPIHRSRDEDRISKPGAMPIVRSSDDGVLSQASDQASSRDDKLLPPLPEPKPVYAQPGQPDVDLPVSPSDAPVPSAAHDDSILRPSMKLVKFKKGESVGLRLAGGNDVGIFVAGVLEDSPAANEGLEEGDQILRVNNVDFANIIREEAVLFLLDLPKGEEVTILAQKKKDVYRRIVESDVGDSFYIRTHFEYEKESPYGLSFNKGEVFRVVDTLYNGKLGSWLAIRIGKNHQEVERGIIPNKNRAEQLSSVQYTLPKTPGGDRADFWRFRGLRSSKRNLRKSREDLSAQPVQTKFPAYERVVLREAGFLRPVVLFGPIADVAREKLAREEPDVFELAKTQQQHGGERSEPRDAGTDQKSTGIIRLHTIKQIIDRDKHAVLDITPNAVDRLNYAQWYPIVVFLNPDTKQGVKTMRTRLCPESRKSARKLFERALKLRKNNHHLFTTTINLNNMNDGWFGALKETIQQQQNQLVWVSEGKADGAAEDDLDIHDDRLSYLSAPGSEYSMYSTDSRHTSDYEDTDTEGGAYTDQELDETLNDDVGPPTEPAITRSSEPVHEDPPVIQEPPGYASFQHTVQQDPLNRIDPAGFKAPVPQQKAEAAAVPSIPQQPEPLAETVPSAVDVTVKTVGGLSPDEAPAAQSQPSPNPEAGSLRRPTPELAPQSVTPEPLQSGLASSEPKMFQKDPDSTGRIGHSMKPLTYNPQQGYHPDQQPYRDYDHPPSRYDVSSTGVSSSGGGYPEPKYRNYDSNLPYQNSVPQYDQQWNPYSQPLSTANSQGYDSRLPYGDGPDSQYTPPLRYDEPPLHQGFNGRPRYGKPTGPVRYDDPPPPAPGPDLHYNQDSHLSTYPSAAHSPDPAAQRPAYNQGPTPQQKSYKPQQQDSVPVNSETGPTPPPKAEATSPSLADASKPFPTRDEQPDDPALQPQSVLTRVKMFENKRSVSVDRARDTADSSGNKAANLPLKAGGVIPKANSLSNLDQEKTFRAPGPQQPQSKVADDIVRSNHYNPDEDEDYYRKQLSYFDRLQAGPNKPQPQAQTSNNYPRMESVEKPSPVEKKYEPVPQVTPSLPPTTLPKPTPEAKAPGRDDTVQTNFLPHKSFPEKSPVNGTSEHPPKIAPPATSYNRYTPKPYTMSAKPFSRMFDSPKFNHNLLPNDKPETAPKGQSPSPVKPQIPPQSMNTDHDSGLDTFTRTLDHRSKHQHNNINAVPKAIPVSPSALDDDEDEDEGHTVVATARGIFNSNGGVLSSIETGVSIIIPQGAIPESVEQEIYFKVCRDNSILPPLDKEKGETLLSPLVMCGPHGLKFLKPVELRLPHCASMTPDGWSFALKSSDSSSGDPKSWQNKSLPGDPNYLVGANCVSVLIDHF; encoded by the exons ATGGAGGAAACGGTCATTTGGGAACAGCACACAGTGACCCTTCACAGG gccCCAGGGTTTGGGTTTGGTATTGCCATCTCAGGGGGACGAGACAACCCTCATTTCCAGAGTGGTGAGACGTCCATTGTGATATCTGATGTGCTGAAAGGAGGTCCTGCCGAGGGACTGCTACA aGAAAATGATCGCGTGGTGATGGTCAATGCCGTCTCTATGGACAACGTAGAGCATGCCTATGCAGTGCAGCAGCTACGAAAGAGTGGAAAAAATGCAAAGATA ACTATTCGTCGGAAAAGGAAAGTCCAGATTCCCGTTTCTCGGCCAGGGGACAGGGAGACAATGTCAGAGCACGAGGAAGAAGACAGTGAAGAGGATGATGGCCATGACCACCACAGTGAGCATGGTAGCCAAAGTGCCTATGGAGGAGCAAGTGGAGGCACTGGCACTGGCACTGGCAGGCGTCATGATCGTGAGCGTAGCAACAGTGGCAGGCGGGATCACAGTGCTTCGCGGGAGAGAAGCATCTCACCACGGTCTGATCGCCGATCACAAACCTCCTCTGCTCCACCCAGGCCTGCCAAGGTCACGCTTGTCAAGTCCCGCAAAAATGAAG TAGAATATGGACTGCGGTTAGCCAGCCACATCTTTGTGAAGGACATTTCTCCTGAGAGCCTTGCTGCCAGAGATGGAAACATACAGGAGGGAGATGTTGTACTTAAG ATCAATGGCACCGTTACAGAGAACCTATCACTAATAGATGCCAAGAAGCTGATTGAGAGGTCAAAGGGCAAGTTGAAAATGGTGGTGCAGAGAGATGATCGAGCCACGCTGCTCAACATTCCCGACCTTGATGACAGCATCCCATCAGCCAATAATTCCGACAGAGATG ACATTTCAGAAATACACTCACTGACATCAGACCATTCCAATCGATCACACGGACGAGGTAGTCGATCACGTTCGCCTGACAGGCCCGAACCATCGGACCTTCTCCGTCACTCCCCGCGGCAGATCAGCAATGGCAG TTGGAGCTTTCA GATGAGGGCAGGTTCACTGTTTCACAGATTACTTCCAAT CCATCGAAGTCGAGATGAGGATCGCATATCTAAACCAGGGGCCATGCCTATAGTCAGAAGCTCCGATGATGGAGTCTTGTCACAGGCTAGCGACCAGGCCAGCTCAAGAGATGACAAACTGTTACCTCCGCTGCCGG AACCAAAGCCAGTTTATGCACAGCCTGGTCAGCCTGACGTGGACCTGCCTGTCAGCCCCTCTGATGCCCCTGTACCTAGCGCCGCTCATGATGACAGCATCCTCAG GCCGAGTATGAAGCTGGTCAAGTTCAAGAAGGGAGAGAGTGTTGGTCTGCGGTTAGCAGGAGGGAATGACGTGGGGATTTTTGTGGCCGGTGTTTTGGAGGACAGTCCTGCAGCCAATGAGGGCCTTGAGGAGGGAGACCAGATTCTCAGG GTGAACAACGTGGACTTTGCCAACATAATCAGGGAGGAGGCTGTGCTGTTTCTGCTGGATCTCCCAAAAGGAGAAGAAGTTACTATTTTGGctcagaagaagaaggatg TGTATCGGAGGATAGTGGAATCAGACGTGGGTGACTCCTTCTACATTAGGACACATTTTGAATATGAAAAAGAGTCACCGTATGGGCTGAGCTTCAACAAGGGTGAGGTGTTCCGTGTAGTCGACACGCTCTACAACGGCAAATTAGGATCCTGGCTCGCTATCCGTATTGGCAAGAACCATCAAGAAGTGGAAAGAGGCATCATTCCCAACAAGAACAG aGCTGAGCAGCTATCCAGTGTGCAGTACACCCTCCCCAAAACACCAGGGGGCGACAGAGCGGACTTCTGGAGATTCCGAGGACTGCGGAGCTCAAAGAGGAATTTGCGGAAGAGCAGGGAAGACCTGTCAGCCCAGCCAGTTCAGACCAAGTTCCCTGCCTATGAGAGGGTGGTTCTGAGGGAAG CTGGGTTCCTGAGGCCTGTGGTTCTCTTTGGGCCGATAGCAGATGTGGCCAGAGAAAAACTGGCCAGGGAGGAGCCAGACGTTTTTGAGCTAGCAA aaacacagcaacaacacgGCGGGGAAA GGAGTGAACCCAGAGATGCAGGAACCGACCAGAAAAGCACTGGCATCATTCGCCTTCACACCATCAAACAGATCATTGACCGG GACAAGCATGCAGTGCTGGACATCACCCCTAATGCAGTGGACCGTCTGAACTACGCTCAGTGGTATCCAATTGTGGTGTTTCTCAACCCAGACACAAAGCAGGGCGTCAAGACCATGAGGACCCGCCTTTGTCCCGAGTCTAGGAAGAGTGCCAGGAAGCTTTTTGAACGAGCCCTCAAATTACGCAAGAACAACCACCACCTCTTTACCA CAACTATTAACTTAAACAACATGAATGATGGTTGGTTTGGAGCACTAAAAGAGACAATCCAACAGCAGCAGAACCAGCTGGTTTGGGTTTCAGAGGGCAag GCTGACGGGGCAGCTGAGGATGACCTGGACATCCACGACGACCGCCTGTCCTACCTGTCGGCGCCAGGCAGTGAGTATTCTATGTACAGCACTGACAGCCGCCACACCTCCGACTACGAGGACACGGACACAGAGGGTGGAGCCTACACCGACCAGGAGCTGGATGAAACGCTGAATGATGACGTGGGTCCACCCACGGAGCCTGCCATCACTCGCTCGTCTGAGCCTGTCCATGAGGACCCGCCTGTCATCCAGGAGCCCCCTGGCTACGCTAGCTTCCAGCACACAGTGCAGCAGGACCCCCTGAACCGCATCGACCCGGCTGGATTCAAGGCACCAGTGCCGCAGCAG AAAGCAGAGGCCGCTGCCGTCCCTAGCATCCCTCAGCAGCCTGAGCCCCTGGCTGAGACAGTGCCCTCTGCTGTCGACGTTACTGTAAAAACTGTAGGGGGTCTGAGCCCTGACGAGGCTCCTGCAGCTCAAAGCCAGCCAAGCCCCAACCCAGAGGCTGGCTCACTTAGGAGGCCCACCCCTGAGCTAGCACCTCAGAGCGTCACACCAGAACCTCTACAGTCTGGACTGGCCAGTTCAGAACCAAAG ATGTTTCAGAAGGATCCAGACAGCACTGGGAGAATCGGTCACAGCATGAAGCCTTTGACTTACAACCCGCAACAGGGATATCACCCTGACCAGCAGCCATACAGAGATTACGACCACCCACCTAGTCGGTATGATGTCAGCAGCACTGGAGTCAGCAGCAGCGGTGGTGGTTACCCAGAACCAAAGTACCGAAACTATGACTCTAACCTGCCCTACCAGAACAGTGTGCCTCAGTACGACCAACAGTGGAATCCCTACAGCCAACCGCTGTCTACTGCCAACTCCCAGGGCTACGATTCCCGTTTGCCATACGGCGATGGCCCTGATTCCCAGTACACCCCTCCTCTCCGCTATGACGAGCCCCCACTTCATCAGGGATTCAACGGAAGGCCTCGCTACGGTAAACCAACAGGGCCTGTCCGTTATGatgatcctcctcctcctgctccaggGCCTGACCTACATTACAACCAAGATTCTCACTTGAGCACGTACCCTTCAGCTGCCCACTCCCCAGACCCTGCTGCTCAGCGGCCTGCCTACAACCAGGGTCCAACACCGCAACAAAAGAGCTACAAACCTCAGCAGCAGGACTCTGTTCCTGTGAACTCTGAAACCGGCCCCACACCACCTCCCAAAGCAGAGGCAACCTCACCTTCCCTCGCAGATGCTTCAAAACCTTTCCCTACCAGAGATGAGCAACCGGATGACCCCGCCCTGCAGCCACAGTCAGTCCTGACAAGGGTCAAGATGTTTGAAAACAAACGCTCTGTGTCCGTGGATAGAGCCAGAGATACGGCGGATTCTTCTGGAAACAAG GCCGCCAATTTACCTTTGAAAGCAGGTGGAGTAATCCCTAAAGCAAATTCTCTGAGCAACCTGGATCAAGAGAAGACTTTTAG AGCCCCAGGGCCTCAGCAGCCTCAGTCCAAGGTAGCTGATGACATTGTGCGCTCCAACCATTACAACCCTGATGAGGACGAGGACTACTACAGGAAACAGCTGTCTTACTTTGATAGGCTCCAAGCTGGTCCCAACAAACCCCAGCCACAAGCACAAACAAGTAACAACTACCCAAG GATGGAGTCGGTGGAGAAACCAAGTCCAGTGGAGAAAAAATATGAACCAGTTCCCCAGGTGACACCTTCTCTTCCACCAACCACACTGCCCAAACCCACACCTGAAg CCAAAGCTCCGGGCCGAGACGACACTGTCCAGACCAACTTCCTGCCTCACAAGAGTTTCCCTGAGAAGTCTCCGGTTAATGGCACTAGTGAACATCCTCCAAAAATAGCTCCACCAGCAACCAGCTACAACCGCTACACGCCCAAGCCCTACACCATGTCTGCCAAGCCGTTTTCACGCATGTTTGACAGTCCTAAATTCAACCACAACCTTCTGCCCAATGACAAGCCTGAGACTGCTCCAAAG GGCCAGAGCCCCAGCCCAGTGAAGCCTCAGATTCCCCCGCAGTCCATGAACACAGACCATGACAGTGGTCTGGATACTTTCACACGCACTCTGGACCACCGCTCCAAACACCAGCACAACAACATCAACGCTGTTCCTAAGGCCATCCCTGTGAG CCCCAGTGCCctggatgatgatgaagatgaggatgagGGCCACACTGTGGTTGCAACCGCTCGAGGTATATTCAACTCGAACGGTGGCGTCCTGAGCTCCATCGAGACAGGTGTCAGCATAATTATCCCACAGGGTGCCATCCCTGAAAGTGTGGAGCAGGAGATCTACTTTAAAGTCTGCAGAGACAACAGCATCCTGCCGCCACTCGACAAGGAGAAAG gaGAGACCCTGCTCAGCCCTCTGGTGATGTGTGGACCTCATGGCCTCAAGTTTTTGAAGCCGGTGGAGCTGCGCTTACCTCACTGTGCGTCTATGACCCCTGATGGTTGGTCTTTTGCTCTAAAATCCTCCGACTCCTCGTCGG GTGACCCAAAAAGCTGGCAGAACAAGTCTCTTCCCGGAGACCCCAACTACCTGGTGGGAGCCAACTGTGTTTCTGTGCTCATTGACCACTTTTAA